In a genomic window of Mustela nigripes isolate SB6536 chromosome 8, MUSNIG.SB6536, whole genome shotgun sequence:
- the SMPD4 gene encoding sphingomyelin phosphodiesterase 4 isoform X4, with the protein MAFPHLQQPSFLLASLKADSINKPFAQRCQDLVKVIEDFPAKELHAIFPWLVESIFGSLDGVLLGWNLRCLQGRMSPVEYSIAMEFLDPGGPMMKLVYKLQAEDYKFDFPVSYLPGPVKASIQERVLPDSPLYHNKVQFPPTGGLGLHLALNPFEYYMFFFALSLITQKPLPGALHIRTSDCAYFILVDRYLSWFLPTEGSVLPPLSSSPGGPSPSPAPRTPAMPFASYGLHHTSLLKRHVSHQTSVNADPASHEIWRSETLLQVFVEMWLHHYSLEMYQKMQSPHAKLEVLHYRLSVSSALHSPAQPSLQALHAYQESFTPTEEHVLVVRLLLKHLHAFSNSLKPEQVSPSTHSHATSPLEEFKRAAVPRFVQQKLYLFLQHCFGHWPLDASFRAVLEMWLSYLQPWRYAPEKPAPSSDCQPRAVSERWAPFVQENLLMYTKLFVGFLSRALRTDLVSPKNALMVFRVAKVFAQPNLAEMIQKGEQLFLEPELVIPHRQHRLFTAPPFTGSFLSSWPPAVTDTSFKVKSHVYSLEGQDCKYTPMFGPEVRTLVLRLAQLITQAKQTAKSISDQCGESTPGRPFLSWLGFYSTDTNSCYPANDLDEMGQDSVRKTDEYLEKALEYLCQMFRLSEAQLAQLTLALGTTQDENGKKQLPDCIVGEDGLILTPLGRYQIINGLRRFDIEYQGDLELQPIRSYEIASLVRMLFRLSSAINQRFAGRMAALCARADFLGSFCRYHLTEPGLAGRRLLSPVARGSAASRARGPRLSLRFLGSYRTLLSLLLAFFVASLFCVGPLTCALLLVLGYLLYAVAMTLLTERSKLHQL; encoded by the exons ATGGCGTTTCCTCACCTGCAGCAGCCCAGCTTTCTGCTG GCTAGCCTGAAAGCTGACTCCATAAATAAGCCCTTTGCACAGCGGTGCCAAGACTTGGTTAAAGTCATCGAGGATTTTCCAGCAAAG GAGCTGCACGCCATCTTCCCATGGCTGGTGGAGAGCATTTTTGGCAGCCTGGACGGTGTCCTTCTTGGCTGGAACCTCCGCTGTTTGCAGGGACGCATGAGTCCTGTGGAATACAGCATTGCAATGGAATTTCTAGACCCCGG TGGCCCAATGATGAAGTTGGTTTATAAGCTTCAGGCCGAAGATTATAAGTTTGACTTTCCTGTCTCCTACCTGCCT GGCCCCGTGAAGGCATCCATCCAGGAGCGCGTGCTCCCTGACAGCCCTCTGTACCACAACAAGGTCCAGTTCCCCCCGACAGGGGGTCTTGGCCTGCACTTGGCCCTCA ATCCGTTCGAGTACTACATGTTCTTCTTTGCTTTAAGCCTCATCACTCAAAAG CCACTCCCTGGGGCTCTCCACATACGAACTTCAGACTGTGCCTATTTCATCCTCGTGGACCGGTACCTGTCATGGTTCCTGCCCACGGAAGGCAGTGTGCTCCCCCCGCTCTCCTCCAGTCCTGGGGGGCCCAGCCCCTCACCAGCTCCCAG GACGCCAGCCATGCCCTTCGCTTCCTATGGCCTCCACCACACCAGCCTCCTGAAGCGACATGTCTCTCATCAGACGTCTGTGAATGCAGACCCCGCCTCCCATGAGATCTGGAGGTCTGAGACACTACTCCAG GTTTTTGTTGAAATGTGGCTTCATCATTATTCCTTGGAGATGTACCAAAAAATGCAGTCCCCTCACGCCAAG CTGGAGGTTCTGCACTACCGACTCAGTGTCTCCAGCGCCCTCCACAGCCCTGCCCAACCCAGCCTCCAGGCCCTTCACGCCTACCAA GAGTCATTCACGCCCACCGAGGAGCACGTGCTGGTGGTGCGCCTGCTGCTCAAACACCTGCACGCCTTCTCCAACAGCCTGAAGCCCGAGCAGGTCTCTCCGTCCACCCACTCCCACGCCACCAGCCCCCTGGAGGAGTTCAAACG GGCTGCTGTCCCAAGGTTTGTGCAACAGAAGCTCTACCTCTTCCTGCAGCACTGCTTCGGCCACTGGCCCCTCGATGCATCATTCAGAGCC GTTCTGGAGATGTGGCTGAGCTACCTGCAGCCCTGGAGGTACGCACCCGAGAAGCCGGCTCCGAGCAGCGACTGCCAGCCCCGGGCTGTGTCAGAGAGATG GGCGCCCTTTGTGCAGGAGAACCTGCTTATGTACACCAAGCTCTTCGTGGGCTTCCTGAGCCGTGCCCTCCGCACCGACCTGGTCAGCCCCAAGAATGCGCTCATGGTGTTCCGAGTGGCCAAAGTCTTTGCCCAGCCCAACCTGGCTGAGATGATCCAGAAAG GGGAGCAGTTGTTCCTGGAGCCTGAGCTCGTCATCCCACACCGCCAGCACCGACTCTTCACAGCGCCCCCCTTTACGGGCAGCTTCCTGTCCTCGTGGCCACCGGCCGTCACTGACACCTCCTTCAAGGTGAAGAGCCACGTCTACAGCCTGGAGGGCCAGGACTGCAAGTACACCCCGATGTTTGGGCCCGAGGTCCGGACGCTG GTCCTGCGCCTGGCTCAGCTCATCACACAGGCCAAGCAGACCGCCAAGTCCATCTCTGACCAGTGTGGGGAGAGCACACCCGGCCGCCCCTTCCTGTCGTGGCTGGGCTTCTACTCCACAGATACGAACAGCTGCTACCCAGCCAACGATCTGGACGAGATGGGGCAAGACAGCGTCCGCAAGACAGACGAGTACCTAGAGAAGGCCCTGGAGTACCTGTGCCAGATGTTCCGA CTCAGTGAGGCCCAGCTCGCCCAGCTCACGCTCGCCCTGGGGACGACGCAAGATGAGAATGGGAAGAAGCAGCTCCCAGACTGCATCGTGGGAGAGGATGGGCTCATCCTTACACCCCTGGGCCGCTACCAG ATCATCAATGGGCTACGGCGGTTCGACATCGAGTACCAGGGGGACTTGGAGCTACAGCCCATCCGGAGCTACGAGATCGCCAGCCTGGTCCGCATGCTCTTCCGGCTGTCATCCGCCATCAACCAGAGG TTTGCAGGCCGGATGGCAGCCCTGTGTGCCCGGGCCGACTTCCTTGGCAGCTTTTGCCGCTACCATCTCACAGAGCCCGGGCTGGCAGGCAGGCGCCTGCTGAGCCCTGTGGCGCGGGGGTCTGCAGCCAGCCGGG
- the SMPD4 gene encoding sphingomyelin phosphodiesterase 4 isoform X2 — translation MTTFRRRIAEWRSPSLRRGILWVPQWFPKTAVVCGSQEVAMAFPHLQQPSFLLASLKADSINKPFAQRCQDLVKVIEDFPAKELHAIFPWLVESIFGSLDGVLLGWNLRCLQGRMSPVEYSIAMEFLDPGGPMMKLVYKLQAEDYKFDFPVSYLPGPVKASIQERVLPDSPLYHNKVQFPPTGGLGLHLALNPFEYYMFFFALSLITQKPLPGALHIRTSDCAYFILVDRYLSWFLPTEGSVLPPLSSSPGGPSPSPAPRTPAMPFASYGLHHTSLLKRHVSHQTSVNADPASHEIWRSETLLQVFVEMWLHHYSLEMYQKMQSPHAKESFTPTEEHVLVVRLLLKHLHAFSNSLKPEQVSPSTHSHATSPLEEFKRAAVPRFVQQKLYLFLQHCFGHWPLDASFRAVLEMWLSYLQPWRYAPEKPAPSSDCQPRAVSERWAPFVQENLLMYTKLFVGFLSRALRTDLVSPKNALMVFRVAKVFAQPNLAEMIQKGEQLFLEPELVIPHRQHRLFTAPPFTGSFLSSWPPAVTDTSFKVKSHVYSLEGQDCKYTPMFGPEVRTLVLRLAQLITQAKQTAKSISDQCGESTPGRPFLSWLGFYSTDTNSCYPANDLDEMGQDSVRKTDEYLEKALEYLCQMFRLSEAQLAQLTLALGTTQDENGKKQLPDCIVGEDGLILTPLGRYQIINGLRRFDIEYQGDLELQPIRSYEIASLVRMLFRLSSAINQRFAGRMAALCARADFLGSFCRYHLTEPGLAGRRLLSPVARGSAASRARGPRLSLRFLGSYRTLLSLLLAFFVASLFCVGPLTCALLLVLGYLLYAVAMTLLTERSKLHQL, via the exons ATGACGACATTTCGGCGCCGGATAGCCGAATGGCGGTCTCCGTCCCTTAGGCGCGGGATTTTATGGGTCCCACAG TGGTTTCCTAAGACGGCCGTTGTCTGTGGGTCCCAAGAGGTTGCAATGGCGTTTCCTCACCTGCAGCAGCCCAGCTTTCTGCTG GCTAGCCTGAAAGCTGACTCCATAAATAAGCCCTTTGCACAGCGGTGCCAAGACTTGGTTAAAGTCATCGAGGATTTTCCAGCAAAG GAGCTGCACGCCATCTTCCCATGGCTGGTGGAGAGCATTTTTGGCAGCCTGGACGGTGTCCTTCTTGGCTGGAACCTCCGCTGTTTGCAGGGACGCATGAGTCCTGTGGAATACAGCATTGCAATGGAATTTCTAGACCCCGG TGGCCCAATGATGAAGTTGGTTTATAAGCTTCAGGCCGAAGATTATAAGTTTGACTTTCCTGTCTCCTACCTGCCT GGCCCCGTGAAGGCATCCATCCAGGAGCGCGTGCTCCCTGACAGCCCTCTGTACCACAACAAGGTCCAGTTCCCCCCGACAGGGGGTCTTGGCCTGCACTTGGCCCTCA ATCCGTTCGAGTACTACATGTTCTTCTTTGCTTTAAGCCTCATCACTCAAAAG CCACTCCCTGGGGCTCTCCACATACGAACTTCAGACTGTGCCTATTTCATCCTCGTGGACCGGTACCTGTCATGGTTCCTGCCCACGGAAGGCAGTGTGCTCCCCCCGCTCTCCTCCAGTCCTGGGGGGCCCAGCCCCTCACCAGCTCCCAG GACGCCAGCCATGCCCTTCGCTTCCTATGGCCTCCACCACACCAGCCTCCTGAAGCGACATGTCTCTCATCAGACGTCTGTGAATGCAGACCCCGCCTCCCATGAGATCTGGAGGTCTGAGACACTACTCCAG GTTTTTGTTGAAATGTGGCTTCATCATTATTCCTTGGAGATGTACCAAAAAATGCAGTCCCCTCACGCCAAG GAGTCATTCACGCCCACCGAGGAGCACGTGCTGGTGGTGCGCCTGCTGCTCAAACACCTGCACGCCTTCTCCAACAGCCTGAAGCCCGAGCAGGTCTCTCCGTCCACCCACTCCCACGCCACCAGCCCCCTGGAGGAGTTCAAACG GGCTGCTGTCCCAAGGTTTGTGCAACAGAAGCTCTACCTCTTCCTGCAGCACTGCTTCGGCCACTGGCCCCTCGATGCATCATTCAGAGCC GTTCTGGAGATGTGGCTGAGCTACCTGCAGCCCTGGAGGTACGCACCCGAGAAGCCGGCTCCGAGCAGCGACTGCCAGCCCCGGGCTGTGTCAGAGAGATG GGCGCCCTTTGTGCAGGAGAACCTGCTTATGTACACCAAGCTCTTCGTGGGCTTCCTGAGCCGTGCCCTCCGCACCGACCTGGTCAGCCCCAAGAATGCGCTCATGGTGTTCCGAGTGGCCAAAGTCTTTGCCCAGCCCAACCTGGCTGAGATGATCCAGAAAG GGGAGCAGTTGTTCCTGGAGCCTGAGCTCGTCATCCCACACCGCCAGCACCGACTCTTCACAGCGCCCCCCTTTACGGGCAGCTTCCTGTCCTCGTGGCCACCGGCCGTCACTGACACCTCCTTCAAGGTGAAGAGCCACGTCTACAGCCTGGAGGGCCAGGACTGCAAGTACACCCCGATGTTTGGGCCCGAGGTCCGGACGCTG GTCCTGCGCCTGGCTCAGCTCATCACACAGGCCAAGCAGACCGCCAAGTCCATCTCTGACCAGTGTGGGGAGAGCACACCCGGCCGCCCCTTCCTGTCGTGGCTGGGCTTCTACTCCACAGATACGAACAGCTGCTACCCAGCCAACGATCTGGACGAGATGGGGCAAGACAGCGTCCGCAAGACAGACGAGTACCTAGAGAAGGCCCTGGAGTACCTGTGCCAGATGTTCCGA CTCAGTGAGGCCCAGCTCGCCCAGCTCACGCTCGCCCTGGGGACGACGCAAGATGAGAATGGGAAGAAGCAGCTCCCAGACTGCATCGTGGGAGAGGATGGGCTCATCCTTACACCCCTGGGCCGCTACCAG ATCATCAATGGGCTACGGCGGTTCGACATCGAGTACCAGGGGGACTTGGAGCTACAGCCCATCCGGAGCTACGAGATCGCCAGCCTGGTCCGCATGCTCTTCCGGCTGTCATCCGCCATCAACCAGAGG TTTGCAGGCCGGATGGCAGCCCTGTGTGCCCGGGCCGACTTCCTTGGCAGCTTTTGCCGCTACCATCTCACAGAGCCCGGGCTGGCAGGCAGGCGCCTGCTGAGCCCTGTGGCGCGGGGGTCTGCAGCCAGCCGGG
- the SMPD4 gene encoding sphingomyelin phosphodiesterase 4 isoform X1, whose amino-acid sequence MTTFRRRIAEWRSPSLRRGILWVPQWFPKTAVVCGSQEVAMAFPHLQQPSFLLASLKADSINKPFAQRCQDLVKVIEDFPAKELHAIFPWLVESIFGSLDGVLLGWNLRCLQGRMSPVEYSIAMEFLDPGGPMMKLVYKLQAEDYKFDFPVSYLPGPVKASIQERVLPDSPLYHNKVQFPPTGGLGLHLALNPFEYYMFFFALSLITQKPLPGALHIRTSDCAYFILVDRYLSWFLPTEGSVLPPLSSSPGGPSPSPAPRTPAMPFASYGLHHTSLLKRHVSHQTSVNADPASHEIWRSETLLQVFVEMWLHHYSLEMYQKMQSPHAKLEVLHYRLSVSSALHSPAQPSLQALHAYQESFTPTEEHVLVVRLLLKHLHAFSNSLKPEQVSPSTHSHATSPLEEFKRAAVPRFVQQKLYLFLQHCFGHWPLDASFRAVLEMWLSYLQPWRYAPEKPAPSSDCQPRAVSERWAPFVQENLLMYTKLFVGFLSRALRTDLVSPKNALMVFRVAKVFAQPNLAEMIQKGEQLFLEPELVIPHRQHRLFTAPPFTGSFLSSWPPAVTDTSFKVKSHVYSLEGQDCKYTPMFGPEVRTLVLRLAQLITQAKQTAKSISDQCGESTPGRPFLSWLGFYSTDTNSCYPANDLDEMGQDSVRKTDEYLEKALEYLCQMFRLSEAQLAQLTLALGTTQDENGKKQLPDCIVGEDGLILTPLGRYQIINGLRRFDIEYQGDLELQPIRSYEIASLVRMLFRLSSAINQRFAGRMAALCARADFLGSFCRYHLTEPGLAGRRLLSPVARGSAASRARGPRLSLRFLGSYRTLLSLLLAFFVASLFCVGPLTCALLLVLGYLLYAVAMTLLTERSKLHQL is encoded by the exons ATGACGACATTTCGGCGCCGGATAGCCGAATGGCGGTCTCCGTCCCTTAGGCGCGGGATTTTATGGGTCCCACAG TGGTTTCCTAAGACGGCCGTTGTCTGTGGGTCCCAAGAGGTTGCAATGGCGTTTCCTCACCTGCAGCAGCCCAGCTTTCTGCTG GCTAGCCTGAAAGCTGACTCCATAAATAAGCCCTTTGCACAGCGGTGCCAAGACTTGGTTAAAGTCATCGAGGATTTTCCAGCAAAG GAGCTGCACGCCATCTTCCCATGGCTGGTGGAGAGCATTTTTGGCAGCCTGGACGGTGTCCTTCTTGGCTGGAACCTCCGCTGTTTGCAGGGACGCATGAGTCCTGTGGAATACAGCATTGCAATGGAATTTCTAGACCCCGG TGGCCCAATGATGAAGTTGGTTTATAAGCTTCAGGCCGAAGATTATAAGTTTGACTTTCCTGTCTCCTACCTGCCT GGCCCCGTGAAGGCATCCATCCAGGAGCGCGTGCTCCCTGACAGCCCTCTGTACCACAACAAGGTCCAGTTCCCCCCGACAGGGGGTCTTGGCCTGCACTTGGCCCTCA ATCCGTTCGAGTACTACATGTTCTTCTTTGCTTTAAGCCTCATCACTCAAAAG CCACTCCCTGGGGCTCTCCACATACGAACTTCAGACTGTGCCTATTTCATCCTCGTGGACCGGTACCTGTCATGGTTCCTGCCCACGGAAGGCAGTGTGCTCCCCCCGCTCTCCTCCAGTCCTGGGGGGCCCAGCCCCTCACCAGCTCCCAG GACGCCAGCCATGCCCTTCGCTTCCTATGGCCTCCACCACACCAGCCTCCTGAAGCGACATGTCTCTCATCAGACGTCTGTGAATGCAGACCCCGCCTCCCATGAGATCTGGAGGTCTGAGACACTACTCCAG GTTTTTGTTGAAATGTGGCTTCATCATTATTCCTTGGAGATGTACCAAAAAATGCAGTCCCCTCACGCCAAG CTGGAGGTTCTGCACTACCGACTCAGTGTCTCCAGCGCCCTCCACAGCCCTGCCCAACCCAGCCTCCAGGCCCTTCACGCCTACCAA GAGTCATTCACGCCCACCGAGGAGCACGTGCTGGTGGTGCGCCTGCTGCTCAAACACCTGCACGCCTTCTCCAACAGCCTGAAGCCCGAGCAGGTCTCTCCGTCCACCCACTCCCACGCCACCAGCCCCCTGGAGGAGTTCAAACG GGCTGCTGTCCCAAGGTTTGTGCAACAGAAGCTCTACCTCTTCCTGCAGCACTGCTTCGGCCACTGGCCCCTCGATGCATCATTCAGAGCC GTTCTGGAGATGTGGCTGAGCTACCTGCAGCCCTGGAGGTACGCACCCGAGAAGCCGGCTCCGAGCAGCGACTGCCAGCCCCGGGCTGTGTCAGAGAGATG GGCGCCCTTTGTGCAGGAGAACCTGCTTATGTACACCAAGCTCTTCGTGGGCTTCCTGAGCCGTGCCCTCCGCACCGACCTGGTCAGCCCCAAGAATGCGCTCATGGTGTTCCGAGTGGCCAAAGTCTTTGCCCAGCCCAACCTGGCTGAGATGATCCAGAAAG GGGAGCAGTTGTTCCTGGAGCCTGAGCTCGTCATCCCACACCGCCAGCACCGACTCTTCACAGCGCCCCCCTTTACGGGCAGCTTCCTGTCCTCGTGGCCACCGGCCGTCACTGACACCTCCTTCAAGGTGAAGAGCCACGTCTACAGCCTGGAGGGCCAGGACTGCAAGTACACCCCGATGTTTGGGCCCGAGGTCCGGACGCTG GTCCTGCGCCTGGCTCAGCTCATCACACAGGCCAAGCAGACCGCCAAGTCCATCTCTGACCAGTGTGGGGAGAGCACACCCGGCCGCCCCTTCCTGTCGTGGCTGGGCTTCTACTCCACAGATACGAACAGCTGCTACCCAGCCAACGATCTGGACGAGATGGGGCAAGACAGCGTCCGCAAGACAGACGAGTACCTAGAGAAGGCCCTGGAGTACCTGTGCCAGATGTTCCGA CTCAGTGAGGCCCAGCTCGCCCAGCTCACGCTCGCCCTGGGGACGACGCAAGATGAGAATGGGAAGAAGCAGCTCCCAGACTGCATCGTGGGAGAGGATGGGCTCATCCTTACACCCCTGGGCCGCTACCAG ATCATCAATGGGCTACGGCGGTTCGACATCGAGTACCAGGGGGACTTGGAGCTACAGCCCATCCGGAGCTACGAGATCGCCAGCCTGGTCCGCATGCTCTTCCGGCTGTCATCCGCCATCAACCAGAGG TTTGCAGGCCGGATGGCAGCCCTGTGTGCCCGGGCCGACTTCCTTGGCAGCTTTTGCCGCTACCATCTCACAGAGCCCGGGCTGGCAGGCAGGCGCCTGCTGAGCCCTGTGGCGCGGGGGTCTGCAGCCAGCCGGG
- the SMPD4 gene encoding sphingomyelin phosphodiesterase 4 isoform X5 — translation MAGGEHFWQPGRCPSWLEPPLFAGTHESCGIQHCNGISRPRGPVKASIQERVLPDSPLYHNKVQFPPTGGLGLHLALNPFEYYMFFFALSLITQKPLPGALHIRTSDCAYFILVDRYLSWFLPTEGSVLPPLSSSPGGPSPSPAPRTPAMPFASYGLHHTSLLKRHVSHQTSVNADPASHEIWRSETLLQVFVEMWLHHYSLEMYQKMQSPHAKESFTPTEEHVLVVRLLLKHLHAFSNSLKPEQVSPSTHSHATSPLEEFKRAAVPRFVQQKLYLFLQHCFGHWPLDASFRAVLEMWLSYLQPWRYAPEKPAPSSDCQPRAVSERWAPFVQENLLMYTKLFVGFLSRALRTDLVSPKNALMVFRVAKVFAQPNLAEMIQKGEQLFLEPELVIPHRQHRLFTAPPFTGSFLSSWPPAVTDTSFKVKSHVYSLEGQDCKYTPMFGPEVRTLVLRLAQLITQAKQTAKSISDQCGESTPGRPFLSWLGFYSTDTNSCYPANDLDEMGQDSVRKTDEYLEKALEYLCQMFRLSEAQLAQLTLALGTTQDENGKKQLPDCIVGEDGLILTPLGRYQIINGLRRFDIEYQGDLELQPIRSYEIASLVRMLFRLSSAINQRFAGRMAALCARADFLGSFCRYHLTEPGLAGRRLLSPVARGSAASRARGPRLSLRFLGSYRTLLSLLLAFFVASLFCVGPLTCALLLVLGYLLYAVAMTLLTERSKLHQL, via the exons ATGGCTGGTGGAGAGCATTTTTGGCAGCCTGGACGGTGTCCTTCTTGGCTGGAACCTCCGCTGTTTGCAGGGACGCATGAGTCCTGTGGAATACAGCATTGCAATGGAATTTCTAGACCCCGG GGCCCCGTGAAGGCATCCATCCAGGAGCGCGTGCTCCCTGACAGCCCTCTGTACCACAACAAGGTCCAGTTCCCCCCGACAGGGGGTCTTGGCCTGCACTTGGCCCTCA ATCCGTTCGAGTACTACATGTTCTTCTTTGCTTTAAGCCTCATCACTCAAAAG CCACTCCCTGGGGCTCTCCACATACGAACTTCAGACTGTGCCTATTTCATCCTCGTGGACCGGTACCTGTCATGGTTCCTGCCCACGGAAGGCAGTGTGCTCCCCCCGCTCTCCTCCAGTCCTGGGGGGCCCAGCCCCTCACCAGCTCCCAG GACGCCAGCCATGCCCTTCGCTTCCTATGGCCTCCACCACACCAGCCTCCTGAAGCGACATGTCTCTCATCAGACGTCTGTGAATGCAGACCCCGCCTCCCATGAGATCTGGAGGTCTGAGACACTACTCCAG GTTTTTGTTGAAATGTGGCTTCATCATTATTCCTTGGAGATGTACCAAAAAATGCAGTCCCCTCACGCCAAG GAGTCATTCACGCCCACCGAGGAGCACGTGCTGGTGGTGCGCCTGCTGCTCAAACACCTGCACGCCTTCTCCAACAGCCTGAAGCCCGAGCAGGTCTCTCCGTCCACCCACTCCCACGCCACCAGCCCCCTGGAGGAGTTCAAACG GGCTGCTGTCCCAAGGTTTGTGCAACAGAAGCTCTACCTCTTCCTGCAGCACTGCTTCGGCCACTGGCCCCTCGATGCATCATTCAGAGCC GTTCTGGAGATGTGGCTGAGCTACCTGCAGCCCTGGAGGTACGCACCCGAGAAGCCGGCTCCGAGCAGCGACTGCCAGCCCCGGGCTGTGTCAGAGAGATG GGCGCCCTTTGTGCAGGAGAACCTGCTTATGTACACCAAGCTCTTCGTGGGCTTCCTGAGCCGTGCCCTCCGCACCGACCTGGTCAGCCCCAAGAATGCGCTCATGGTGTTCCGAGTGGCCAAAGTCTTTGCCCAGCCCAACCTGGCTGAGATGATCCAGAAAG GGGAGCAGTTGTTCCTGGAGCCTGAGCTCGTCATCCCACACCGCCAGCACCGACTCTTCACAGCGCCCCCCTTTACGGGCAGCTTCCTGTCCTCGTGGCCACCGGCCGTCACTGACACCTCCTTCAAGGTGAAGAGCCACGTCTACAGCCTGGAGGGCCAGGACTGCAAGTACACCCCGATGTTTGGGCCCGAGGTCCGGACGCTG GTCCTGCGCCTGGCTCAGCTCATCACACAGGCCAAGCAGACCGCCAAGTCCATCTCTGACCAGTGTGGGGAGAGCACACCCGGCCGCCCCTTCCTGTCGTGGCTGGGCTTCTACTCCACAGATACGAACAGCTGCTACCCAGCCAACGATCTGGACGAGATGGGGCAAGACAGCGTCCGCAAGACAGACGAGTACCTAGAGAAGGCCCTGGAGTACCTGTGCCAGATGTTCCGA CTCAGTGAGGCCCAGCTCGCCCAGCTCACGCTCGCCCTGGGGACGACGCAAGATGAGAATGGGAAGAAGCAGCTCCCAGACTGCATCGTGGGAGAGGATGGGCTCATCCTTACACCCCTGGGCCGCTACCAG ATCATCAATGGGCTACGGCGGTTCGACATCGAGTACCAGGGGGACTTGGAGCTACAGCCCATCCGGAGCTACGAGATCGCCAGCCTGGTCCGCATGCTCTTCCGGCTGTCATCCGCCATCAACCAGAGG TTTGCAGGCCGGATGGCAGCCCTGTGTGCCCGGGCCGACTTCCTTGGCAGCTTTTGCCGCTACCATCTCACAGAGCCCGGGCTGGCAGGCAGGCGCCTGCTGAGCCCTGTGGCGCGGGGGTCTGCAGCCAGCCGGG